In the Brassica napus cultivar Da-Ae chromosome A7, Da-Ae, whole genome shotgun sequence genome, one interval contains:
- the LOC106403574 gene encoding uncharacterized protein LOC106403574 isoform X2: protein MDPEEDRRHSKKQHEHINMLSFVADSEYGIPKRCPCGGRLINEVRGEEDYDTLPGKRFFTCRNYEADGLHYRQPWVIGVQEELERLTKRVEEAEEVMLGVSTLSKRFERLEEQVNSLNEAVYDLTVQVHSLEKVCFD, encoded by the exons ATGGATCCGGAAGAAGATAGAAGACATTCAAAGAAGCAACATGAACACATCAACATGTTAAGTTTCGTGGCGGATTCTGAGTACGGTATTCCTAAAAGGTGTCCGTGTGGTGGGAGACTCATAAACGAGGTGCGCGGGGAGGAGGACTACGACACTCTTCCTGGGAAGCGGTTCTTCACCTGCAGAAACTACGAG GCTGATGGGCTCCATTATCGTCAGCCTTGGGTGATAGGTGTGCAGGAGGAGCTCGAGAGGCTAACTAAACGGGTGGAAGAGGCTGAGGAGGTGATGCTGGGGGTGTCCACTCTTAGTAAACGGTTTGAGAGACTTGAG GAACAGGTTAATTCACTCAATGAGGCTGTCTATGACCTCACTGTGCAGGTCCATTCCCTCGAGAAGGTCTGCTTCGATTGA
- the LOC106403574 gene encoding putative nuclease HARBI1 isoform X1: MSSSSSDEVDEAIEEMVDQVVDNYIDSIVEVQCKKPKRRAYIDRDREQGHNQLWNDYFKENPTYPPEMFRRRFRMNKPLFLRIVERISNEVPYFQQRRNAHGRNGLSALQKCTAAIRMLAYGQSEDTYDEYLRLGDSTSRLCLANFTDAIIELFGNEYLRKPTAEDLQRLLDVGEVRGFPGMIGSIDCMHWEWKNCPTAWKGQFTRGSGKPTIVLEAVASQDLWIWHAFFGLPGTLNDINVLDRSPVFDDILHGRAPKVKFKVNNHTYRMAYYLTDGIYPNWSTFIQSIPLPQGPKAEKFAEKQESARKDVERAFGVLQSRFAIVKNPALQWDKEKIGKIMRTCVILHNMIVENERHGYAQIDTSEFESGESSRTSRVTRRESIHVGDMLGMRREVRDPEKHARLKADLMENIWQKFGDEDE; this comes from the coding sequence ATGTCATCCTCATCAAGTGATGAAGTTGATGAAGCTATAGAAGAAATGGTCGACCAAGTAGTTGATAATTACATCGACTCAATAGTTGAGGTCCAATGTAAGAAGCCAAAAAGACGTGCTTATATCGACAGAGATCGGGAACAAGGACACAATCAACTATGGAACGATTATTTCAAAGAAAATCCTACATACCCACCGGAAATGTTTAGGAggcgttttcgaatgaacaagccattgttccttcgcattgtcgaACGTATAAGTAATGAAGTTCCATACTTTCAGCAAAGACGAAATGCTCACGGGAGGAACGGGCTAtctgcacttcaaaagtgtacggcagctatacgtatgctggcatatggtcaatcggaagatacatatgacgaatatctccgactcgGTGACAGTACATCACGTTTGTGTTTGGCAAATTTCACGGATGCAATAATagaattgtttggaaatgaGTATCTACGAAAACCTACAGCCGAGGATCTTCAACGCTTACTCGATGTTGGAGAGGTACGGGGGTTTCCGGGGATGATAGGCAGCATCGACTgcatgcattgggagtggaaaaactgcccaacggcttggaaaggtcagttcacacgtggttcaggaaagccgacaattgtcttagaagccgtggcatcacaagatctttggatatggcacgcatttttcggcttaccaggtaccctcaacgatatcaatgttcttgatcggtcccctgtttttgatgacatcttaCATGGTCGAGCACCAAAAGttaagttcaaggtcaacaaccacacttatcgtatggcctactatcttactgacggaatttatccaaactggtcaacatttatccaatccatcccacttcctcaaggtcctaaagccgAGAAATTTGCAGAAAAGCAAGAATCCgccagaaaagatgtcgaacgggcttttggagtattgcaatcgAGGTTTGCAATTGTTAAAAACCCAGCTCTCCAATGGGACAAGGAGAAGATAGGAAAGATCATGAGAacttgtgtcatattgcacaatatgatagtagagaacGAACGACACGGATACGCTCAAATTGATACTTCTGAGTTCGAGTCCGGAGAATCAAGCAGAACTTCGAGGGTGACAAGGAGAGAAAGCATTCATGTCGGTGATATGTTAGGCATGCGCAGAGAAGTTCGAGATCCAGAGAAGCATGCtcgtttgaaagctgatttgaTGGAAAATATATGGCAAAAGTTCGGTGATGAAGATGAATAA
- the LOC106353477 gene encoding UDP-galactose transporter 1: MEEGSVFRSVLAILQWWGFNVTVIIMNKWIFQKLDFKFPLSVSCVHFICSSIGAYIVIKVLKLKPLIVVEAEDRWRRIFPMSFVFCINIVLGNVSLRYIPVSFMQTIKSFTPATTVVLQWLVWRKYFEWRIWASLVPIVGGILLTSVTELSFNMFGFCAALFGCLATSTKTILAESLLHGYKFDSINTVYYMAPFATMILGIPALLLEGNGIMSWFESHPSPWSALIIIFSSGVLAFCLNFSIFYVIHSTTAVTFNVAGNLKVAVAVLVSWLIFRNPISYMNAVGCGITLVGCTFYGYVRHMLSQQTPGTPRTPRTPRNKMELLPLVNNDKLEGKV, encoded by the exons ATGGAGGAGGGAAGCGTGTTCAGATCGGTGCTAGCGATTCTTCAGTGGTGGGGCTTCAACGTTACCGTCATCATCATGAACAAATGGATCTTCCAG AAACTGGATTTCAAGTTCCCACTATCGGTTTCGTGTGTTCACTTCATATGCTCATCGATTGGAGCTTACATTGTGATCAAAGTCTTGAAGCTTAAACCTTTGATCGTCGTTGAGGCGGAGGATCGATGGAGGAGGATCTTCCCTATGTCTTTCGTCTTCTGTATCAACATCGTGTTGGGGAATGTCAGTCTTAGATACATTCCTGTTTCTTTCATGCAGACTATTAAGTCCTTCACTCCAGCTACTACAG TTGTGTTACAGTGGCTGGTCTGGAGGAAGTACTTTGAGTGGCGTATTTGGGCGTCTCTTGTCCCCATTGTTGGAGGGATTCTTCTGACTTCTGTTACAGAGCTTAGCTTTAACATGTTTGGATTCTGTGCTGCTCTGTTTGGGTGTTTAGCTACTTCCACTAAGACCATTCTTGCTGAATCTCTTCTTCATGGTTACAAGTTTGACAG CATAAACACAGTATACTACATGGCGCCTTTCGCCACCATGATCCTCGGGATACCTGCACTACTACTGGAAGGCAACGGGATTATGAGTTGGTTTGAATCACACCCGTCTCCATGGTCAGCACTCATCATTATCTTCAGTTCTGGTGTGTTGGCCTTCTGTCTCAACTTCTCAATCTTCTATGTCATTCACTCAACGACTGCAGTCACATTCAATGTAGCTGGAAACCTCAAG GTTGCGGTGGCTGTATTGGTGTCATGGTTGATATTCCGTAACCCAATATCGTATATGAATGCTGTTGGATGTGGGATCACGCTTGTGGGCTGCACATTCTATGGATACGTAAGGCATATGCTTTCGCAGCAAACGCCTGGAACTCCTAGGACTCCTCGAACACCAAGAAACAAGATGGAGTTGCTTCCTCTTGTCAATAACGATAAACTCGAAGGCAAAGTCTGA
- the LOC125576170 gene encoding glutathione S-transferase T3-like, which yields MEPFSLHGPGFVNLLASQSSSPIDVDSAEAAVNSPGLVKPPERRKWTTKEDLVLISAWLNTSKDPIVSNEQKLGTFWKRIEAYFNSSPQLIGSLPREWGQCKQRWGRVNAEVCRFVGSHETALKEQSSGQSENDVMKTAHDIYFNDYHLKFALEHCWRELRFDQKWRSHSQPKEKRKEGGAEAVREEEEVRPPGVKASKAAKRKKPNEAAYDHIHTILAEKNTISRQKILDRLLAKNIDTLSDNEVALKNKLISEML from the coding sequence ATGGAACCTTTTTCCCTTCACGGTCCCGGGTTTGTTAACCTATTAGCTTCGCAGAGCAGTAGTCCAATAGACGTTGACTCTGCTGAGGCTGCAGTTAACTCACCCGGGTTAGTTAAACCACCGGAAAGGAGAAAGTGGACAACCAAAGAAGACCTTGTACTGATCAGTGCTTGGTTAAACACCAGCAAAGATCCGATAGTTAGTAATGAACAGAAGTTAGGGACTTTTTGGAAGAGAATTGAGGCGTATTTCAATTCTAGTCCTCAGCTCATTGGCTCCCTTCCTCGAGAGTGGGGTcaatgtaagcagaggtggggaaggGTGAATGCAGAGGTCTGCAGGTTTGTGGGTTCCCATGAAACGGCTCTGAAGGAGCAATCGAGTGGGCAAAGTGAAAATGATGTCATGAAGACTGCGCATGACATCTATTTCAATGACTACCATCTCAAGTTTGCGCTTGAACATTGCTGGAGGGAACTCCGGTTTGATCAGAAGTGGAGGTCACACTCTCAGCCGaaggagaaaaggaaggaaGGTGGTGCGGAGGCGGTGCGTGAGGAGGAAGAGGTTAGGCCTCCTGGTGTTAAGGCTAGCAAAGCTGCTAAACGCAAGAAGCCAAATGAAGCAGCTTATGATCATATACATACCATCCTAGCTGAGAAAAATACCATTTCCAGACAAAAGATCCTTGATCGTTTGCTAGCCAAAAACATAGACACACTTTCTGATAATGAAGTGGCTCTCAAGAATAAACTCATCTCTGAAATGCTTTGA